One stretch of Amycolatopsis sp. NBC_00345 DNA includes these proteins:
- a CDS encoding cytochrome P450: MTMTETAAETPVARPAVMPGLPYFGGIARMKSDPLGYLREASGRGPVVLLGRLDRRSFYQVNDANLIRQVMTAPSTDLGMTRTTDVLKALFDKSVFTLQNDAWRRRRAELQPAFRTSTMPELFDVAAGELTGALDRFEAAAGAGEPVDFTAEMLELVQRVIVRMMFGVAVPGTGERLARAFDYGLSYRQRRRWALVKPPLWVPTPANNRFTCELGQLNRHITSIIGAHRAERSERASLLSMLMSCRDTETGESWTDDQLLAELKTIFNTGWLTTTNSLVWLFDLLGRHPGAEARVAAEVAELAPDRPLEFADLKALPFTEAAIMETMRLYPPGWLTSRRVLRPLTLGGVPLRRNTVIIVAQFSLHRDPQYWERPDEFVPDRFEAGSHGGAHKFAFLPFGAGPRVCIGRGVAMMELLMIVAMLLRRFRFSPVDDAPAVLEPLSVLRRKDPLNLHVERR; encoded by the coding sequence ATGACGATGACAGAGACAGCGGCAGAGACCCCGGTCGCACGCCCGGCGGTGATGCCGGGCCTGCCCTACTTCGGCGGTATCGCCCGGATGAAGTCCGATCCGCTCGGCTACCTCCGAGAAGCGAGCGGGCGTGGGCCGGTGGTCCTGCTCGGCCGCCTGGACCGGAGATCGTTCTACCAGGTCAACGACGCAAACCTGATCCGGCAGGTGATGACGGCGCCGAGCACCGACCTCGGCATGACCCGCACGACCGACGTGCTCAAGGCGCTGTTCGACAAATCCGTGTTCACCCTGCAGAACGATGCCTGGCGCCGGCGCCGCGCCGAACTGCAGCCGGCCTTCCGGACCTCGACCATGCCGGAACTGTTCGACGTGGCGGCCGGTGAACTGACCGGCGCACTGGACCGGTTCGAGGCGGCGGCCGGGGCTGGGGAGCCGGTGGACTTCACCGCGGAGATGCTCGAACTCGTCCAGCGGGTGATCGTGCGCATGATGTTCGGCGTGGCGGTGCCGGGCACCGGCGAGCGGCTGGCGCGGGCGTTCGACTACGGGCTGAGCTACCGCCAGCGACGGCGCTGGGCACTCGTCAAACCCCCGTTGTGGGTCCCGACTCCCGCCAACAACCGCTTCACCTGCGAACTCGGGCAGCTCAACCGGCATATCACCTCGATCATCGGTGCCCACAGGGCCGAGCGCAGCGAGCGCGCCAGCCTGCTGTCGATGCTGATGAGCTGCCGGGACACCGAGACCGGCGAGAGCTGGACCGACGACCAGCTGCTGGCCGAGCTGAAGACGATCTTCAACACCGGCTGGCTGACCACCACGAACTCCCTGGTGTGGCTGTTCGACCTGCTGGGCAGGCATCCCGGGGCCGAGGCCAGAGTCGCCGCCGAGGTGGCCGAGCTGGCGCCGGACCGCCCGCTGGAGTTCGCCGATCTCAAGGCACTCCCGTTCACCGAGGCGGCGATCATGGAGACCATGCGCCTGTACCCGCCGGGCTGGCTGACCAGCAGGCGGGTGCTGCGCCCACTGACACTCGGCGGTGTGCCGCTGCGGCGCAACACCGTCATCATCGTCGCCCAGTTCTCGCTGCACCGGGATCCCCAGTACTGGGAACGGCCGGACGAGTTCGTCCCCGACCGGTTCGAGGCCGGCAGCCACGGCGGCGCGCACAAGTTCGCCTTCCTCCCGTTCGGCGCGGGACCGCGGGTCTGCATCGGACGCGGAGTGGCCATGATGGAACTGCTGATGATCGTCGCGATGCTGCTCCGGCGATTCCGCTTCAGCCCGGTGGACGACGCCCCCGCGGTCCTCGAACCGCTCTCCGTGCTGCGGCGCAAGGATCCGCTCAACCTGCACGTGGAGCGGCGCTGA
- a CDS encoding antitoxin translates to MAMMKRLAILAGAAGVVQSYARKNPEKVNQVVGKAATFVDEKTKGKYHSQLSGAVRKVSDVTKPRPGH, encoded by the coding sequence ATGGCAATGATGAAACGGCTGGCCATCCTGGCGGGCGCGGCGGGCGTCGTCCAGTCCTATGCGCGGAAGAACCCGGAGAAGGTCAACCAGGTCGTGGGCAAGGCCGCCACCTTCGTTGACGAGAAGACCAAGGGCAAGTACCACAGCCAGCTCAGTGGCGCGGTCCGCAAGGTCAGCGACGTCACCAAGCCCCGTCCCGGGCACTGA
- a CDS encoding SDR family NAD(P)-dependent oxidoreductase: MGTLEGKTAVVTGAATGIGRATAARLAAEGAYVFLVGRRKAELDAAAASIGPAAIAVPGDIADPADLDRLYDAVRDRGRGLDVLFANAATASFAPLEQATVAQYDEIFGINVRGTWLTVQKALPLFNPDASVILNASIRADDGWATYGLYSASKAAIRSLARTWANELKDRGIRVNTVSPGAIDTPGIDRVVGEANAAAAKTELAAGVPIGRMGRPEEIAAAVAFLASADSSFILGANLDIDGGENQF, translated from the coding sequence ATGGGAACGCTCGAGGGCAAGACCGCCGTCGTCACCGGCGCCGCCACCGGGATCGGACGGGCGACCGCGGCCCGGCTGGCGGCTGAGGGCGCGTACGTGTTCCTGGTCGGCCGGCGCAAGGCCGAGCTGGACGCGGCCGCCGCGTCGATCGGGCCGGCGGCCATCGCGGTGCCGGGTGACATCGCGGATCCGGCCGACCTGGACCGGCTGTACGACGCGGTCCGCGACCGCGGCCGGGGCCTGGACGTGCTGTTCGCCAACGCGGCCACCGCGTCGTTCGCGCCGCTGGAGCAGGCCACGGTGGCGCAGTACGACGAGATCTTCGGCATCAACGTCCGGGGCACCTGGCTGACCGTGCAGAAGGCGTTGCCCCTGTTCAACCCGGACGCGTCGGTGATCCTCAACGCCTCCATCCGCGCCGACGACGGCTGGGCGACCTACGGCCTGTACTCGGCGTCCAAGGCGGCGATCCGGTCGCTCGCGCGAACCTGGGCCAACGAGCTGAAGGACCGGGGCATCCGGGTCAACACGGTCTCGCCGGGCGCGATCGACACCCCGGGCATCGACCGGGTCGTCGGCGAGGCGAACGCGGCCGCCGCCAAGACGGAACTCGCCGCGGGAGTGCCGATCGGCCGGATGGGGCGCCCGGAGGAGATCGCCGCCGCGGTGGCCTTCCTCGCCTCCGCCGACAGCAGTTTCATCCTCGGCGCGAACCTGGACATCGACGGCGGCGAGAACCAGTTCTGA
- a CDS encoding BTAD domain-containing putative transcriptional regulator yields MIQNAISGLRGVLAADGGTDLLTQAPGYLLRVAPQHLDLGRVEALAQAARTQTGLGRPDDAAQMFQEALRVWRGPVLADLVESGAAWPELAAIRALRPAIQEEYFDLELRRGRHREALSELTDACRAEPHRERLRQLLMLALYRAGRQHDALQLYRLARDATLQDLGLEPGRELRRLEQAILVHDPSLHLPPPEPASEGENPPPGGRPDPHGGAHPAEPGFTGRAAGALPVHPAVAPGTVVERRLVSIVAVALHAEPDQDPEEVERRLREVTLAMREEVEQEGGVRAGSAGPIILAAFGVPSAHDDDAARAVRTALAIRDRLRAPGNPAASGKNCRIAVATGEVLAKYAPDRTGYPDVAGAAVNSSVLIASAAPPGTVWVCDATREASAALISCVEQRTTHPMWQVEALREAPALTSRSSAAAPFVGRESSVDLLCRQLDQAERGARPQLLTVLGETGIGKSRLVLEFLAMVRARNGTRGRPGDVTVSPGPVVLVVRAAGSGHDLAAGILTGLIHLGHDHQLTHPAPAEADITALVHRLAGTGELGQRLTSWLARLPAGPRGRIADLGKAFHALCFLVERIAANRTVVAVFEDLQRADEQSLEFVARLSRSLDPAALFILATARPELFAKYPMWSSTTHNSTVMTLPPLPDAAMAQLLDSSSGNGHRNETRQKSILAKVGGNPLFALEYLAEIGNGRFREGRLPDQVRRVLAARLAKLPPDDKAVLKDAAVLGRCITAAGIAAAGEYGDDRIDYLRRCLDRLEKLQLLNRKSPLGTKDEPAYEFSQVLVREVAYLEMPHPQRAEKHRNARRHGAICRRAFPRRRPPGI; encoded by the coding sequence ATGATCCAGAACGCGATCTCCGGCCTGCGCGGTGTGCTCGCCGCGGATGGCGGGACCGACCTGCTCACGCAGGCTCCCGGATACCTCCTGCGGGTCGCCCCGCAGCACCTCGACCTCGGCCGGGTCGAAGCGCTGGCGCAGGCCGCCCGCACCCAGACGGGCCTGGGCCGGCCCGACGACGCGGCGCAGATGTTCCAGGAAGCCCTGCGAGTGTGGCGCGGGCCCGTCCTGGCCGATCTGGTGGAGTCCGGTGCCGCCTGGCCGGAGCTCGCGGCGATCCGTGCCCTGCGACCGGCGATCCAAGAGGAGTACTTCGACCTCGAACTTCGCCGGGGCAGGCATCGGGAAGCACTGAGCGAACTCACCGACGCCTGCCGGGCTGAGCCGCACCGGGAGCGGCTTCGCCAGCTGCTGATGCTCGCGCTCTACCGGGCGGGCAGGCAGCACGATGCCCTCCAGCTCTACCGCCTGGCGCGCGACGCGACCCTGCAAGACCTCGGGCTCGAACCCGGACGCGAACTGCGCCGGCTCGAGCAGGCCATCCTGGTCCACGACCCGAGCCTGCACCTGCCGCCCCCGGAGCCGGCATCGGAAGGAGAGAACCCGCCTCCGGGTGGCCGCCCGGATCCGCACGGAGGCGCGCACCCCGCCGAGCCCGGCTTCACCGGCCGGGCTGCCGGCGCTCTGCCCGTTCATCCAGCGGTGGCCCCGGGAACGGTGGTGGAGCGCCGTTTGGTGAGCATCGTGGCCGTGGCCCTGCACGCCGAACCCGATCAGGATCCGGAAGAGGTCGAACGGCGTCTGCGGGAGGTCACCCTGGCGATGCGCGAGGAGGTCGAGCAAGAGGGCGGCGTCAGAGCAGGCTCGGCCGGTCCGATCATCCTGGCGGCCTTCGGGGTGCCCAGTGCGCACGACGACGACGCGGCGAGAGCGGTACGCACCGCCTTGGCGATCCGGGATCGCCTGCGGGCACCGGGCAACCCGGCCGCGTCCGGGAAGAACTGCCGGATAGCCGTCGCGACCGGTGAAGTACTGGCCAAGTACGCACCGGACCGGACCGGATATCCGGATGTCGCCGGAGCCGCGGTGAATTCCAGCGTGCTGATCGCCAGCGCGGCCCCACCCGGGACGGTGTGGGTCTGCGACGCGACCCGAGAGGCGAGCGCGGCGCTGATCAGCTGCGTGGAACAGCGAACCACGCACCCGATGTGGCAGGTCGAAGCCTTGCGCGAAGCCCCCGCCCTGACTTCTCGCTCATCCGCGGCTGCCCCCTTTGTGGGGCGGGAATCCAGTGTGGACCTCTTGTGCCGCCAGCTGGATCAGGCCGAACGTGGTGCCCGGCCGCAGTTGCTGACCGTCCTGGGCGAGACCGGGATCGGGAAGTCACGGCTGGTCCTGGAATTCCTCGCGATGGTGCGCGCGCGGAACGGCACACGCGGCAGACCCGGCGACGTCACCGTGAGTCCCGGTCCCGTTGTCCTGGTCGTCCGCGCCGCCGGCTCCGGCCACGACCTCGCCGCAGGCATCCTGACCGGCCTCATCCACCTCGGCCACGATCACCAGCTCACCCACCCGGCACCGGCCGAGGCGGATATCACCGCCCTCGTGCATCGCCTGGCCGGGACCGGAGAGCTCGGTCAGCGGCTGACTTCGTGGCTGGCCCGCCTCCCGGCCGGACCACGCGGGCGAATCGCGGACCTCGGAAAAGCCTTCCACGCACTGTGTTTCCTGGTGGAAAGGATCGCCGCGAATCGCACGGTGGTCGCGGTCTTCGAAGACCTCCAGCGGGCAGACGAGCAGTCGCTGGAGTTCGTCGCGCGACTCTCCCGCAGCCTCGACCCGGCCGCTCTGTTCATCCTCGCCACCGCCCGCCCGGAACTGTTCGCCAAGTATCCGATGTGGTCCAGCACGACCCACAATTCGACCGTCATGACCCTGCCGCCTCTTCCGGACGCGGCGATGGCGCAGCTGCTGGATTCGTCGTCCGGCAACGGTCACCGGAACGAAACGCGGCAGAAATCGATCCTGGCCAAAGTGGGCGGCAACCCGCTCTTCGCCCTCGAATATCTGGCAGAGATCGGCAATGGCCGGTTCCGCGAGGGGCGGCTGCCGGACCAGGTCCGCCGGGTACTGGCCGCCCGGCTGGCAAAACTGCCCCCGGACGACAAGGCTGTCCTCAAGGACGCGGCGGTACTCGGCCGGTGCATAACCGCCGCGGGGATCGCCGCGGCGGGCGAGTACGGCGATGACCGGATCGACTACCTTCGGCGCTGCCTGGATCGGCTCGAAAAGTTACAGCTGCTGAACCGGAAATCTCCGCTGGGCACGAAAGACGAACCGGCTTACGAGTTCTCCCAGGTGCTCGTCCGTGAAGTCGCTTACCTGGAAATGCCACACCCGCAACGTGCGGAGAAGCACCGCAATGCCCGCCGTCACGGCGCGATCTGCCGGCGGGCGTTCCCGCGCCGGCGCCCGCCCGGCATCTGA
- a CDS encoding TetR/AcrR family transcriptional regulator: MGSAEKTPMGRPRGFDADEALERAMLVFWEQGYEGASLTDLTGAMGITRTSMYAAFGNKEELFRKAMQRYAEGPAAYAVRALEEPTARQVATAFLTGSVRTTTRPGCPAGCLAVQGSLAAGDLGRPARDTLVAWRDEARSRLSDRFRQAVDDGDLPPETDTGLLARYLMTVSNGIAVQAAGGAAREELQQVADAALRNWPPA; the protein is encoded by the coding sequence ATGGGATCCGCTGAGAAAACTCCGATGGGCCGGCCCCGCGGCTTCGACGCCGACGAGGCCCTCGAGCGAGCCATGCTCGTGTTCTGGGAACAGGGTTACGAAGGCGCCAGCCTCACCGATCTGACCGGCGCCATGGGCATCACCCGCACCAGCATGTACGCGGCTTTCGGCAACAAAGAAGAGCTGTTTCGCAAGGCCATGCAGAGGTACGCCGAGGGCCCCGCCGCCTACGCGGTCCGGGCACTGGAGGAGCCGACCGCCCGGCAGGTGGCCACGGCGTTCCTCACCGGCTCGGTCCGCACGACCACCCGCCCCGGCTGTCCCGCCGGATGCCTGGCCGTGCAGGGTTCTCTGGCGGCCGGCGACCTCGGGCGCCCGGCCCGCGACACACTTGTCGCCTGGCGCGACGAAGCCCGCTCACGCCTGAGCGACCGCTTCCGGCAGGCCGTCGACGACGGCGACCTGCCACCGGAGACCGACACCGGACTGCTCGCCCGCTACCTCATGACCGTGTCGAACGGCATCGCCGTCCAAGCCGCCGGCGGCGCCGCTCGCGAGGAACTCCAGCAGGTGGCCGACGCGGCGCTGCGAAACTGGCCACCCGCCTGA
- the add gene encoding adenosine deaminase, whose amino-acid sequence MHDLAALPKAHLHVHLESTVRPGTLRELADANGVSLPGETPVFDGFRAFADYNSLIRACLRRPEDFERVAREFCEDEFTQGTRYAEVTFTAASHGERLGDLEMPLVSVLKGLSEGGARTGLEWRVLLDHSRRRPVERAERTLDLALRHEGVVGLGLAGEERHPLKPFAAVFDRAREASLHLVHHAGEDAGPESIREALDLGHSERLGHGIRILEDDALVAEVRERGVALEVCPSSNVTLGLVPSLAAHPLPRLVDAGLAVTLNTDVPSVTGTTLTDEFTLARAAFGYDDTRLAAIAAAGVTASFAPEATKTALHKEISAWLTPGAGA is encoded by the coding sequence ATGCACGACCTCGCCGCCCTTCCCAAGGCCCACCTGCACGTCCACCTCGAAAGCACCGTGCGCCCCGGCACGCTGCGCGAACTGGCCGACGCCAACGGCGTGTCCCTACCCGGTGAAACGCCGGTGTTCGACGGGTTCCGCGCGTTCGCCGACTACAACTCGCTGATCCGCGCGTGCCTGCGCCGGCCGGAGGACTTCGAGCGGGTCGCCCGGGAGTTCTGCGAAGACGAGTTCACACAGGGCACGCGGTACGCCGAGGTGACCTTCACCGCCGCGTCCCACGGGGAACGGCTGGGGGACCTGGAGATGCCGCTGGTATCCGTCCTCAAAGGACTGTCCGAAGGCGGCGCGCGCACCGGCCTCGAGTGGCGCGTGCTGCTCGACCACTCACGACGGCGGCCGGTGGAGCGGGCCGAGCGGACGCTGGACCTCGCGCTCCGCCACGAGGGCGTGGTGGGCCTCGGGCTGGCCGGCGAGGAGCGGCACCCGCTGAAGCCGTTCGCGGCCGTCTTCGACCGGGCCCGCGAGGCCAGCCTGCACCTCGTCCACCACGCCGGGGAGGACGCCGGGCCCGAAAGCATCCGCGAGGCCCTCGACCTCGGCCACAGCGAGCGGCTCGGCCACGGGATCCGGATCCTGGAGGACGACGCACTGGTCGCCGAGGTGCGCGAGCGCGGCGTCGCGCTGGAGGTCTGCCCGTCGTCGAACGTCACGCTCGGGCTGGTGCCCTCGCTCGCCGCGCACCCGCTCCCCCGGCTCGTCGACGCCGGTCTGGCTGTCACGCTGAACACCGACGTGCCGTCGGTCACCGGCACCACGCTCACCGACGAGTTCACCCTCGCCCGCGCCGCTTTCGGCTACGACGACACCCGCCTGGCCGCGATCGCCGCCGCGGGCGTCACCGCCTCCTTCGCGCCCGAGGCCACGAAAACGGCGCTGCACAAGGAGATCTCGGCCTGGCTCACACCGGGAGCAGGCGCGTGA
- a CDS encoding FAD-binding protein, with product MGETNWAGNHGYAAEAVLTPRTTEEVRAAVEAATTVKALGSRHCFNDIADAPGGVLLDLSALNTGSLENPVEINAEAATVTVGGSARYGDFVGQLHEAGFALPNLASLPHITVAGSVATGTHGSGRRLQGLASAVSALELVTADGGLRTFSREADPDVFPGLVVGLGALGVVTRLTLDVVPTFEVRQNVFEGLPWTAVHQHFDEIEDAGYSVSLFTDWTGDRIDQVWVKSRVEPGAPVTALPGLHGAVPADRPRHPVAAAGVPAVHCTPQLGVPGPWHERLPHFALAFTPSVGEELQSEYFVPYGDAVAAIEAVRGLGDQLAPVLLVCEIRAIAGDDLWLSPSHGGDRVALHFTWRPRQPEVEALLPLLEERLAPFGARPHWGKLFHSSALSGHYPRMADFRALAHDLDPGGKFRTPFIRRTVFGEAGIRLQNRPPHHTP from the coding sequence GTGGGCGAGACGAACTGGGCCGGAAACCACGGCTACGCCGCCGAAGCGGTGCTGACCCCGCGCACGACCGAGGAAGTGCGGGCCGCGGTCGAGGCCGCGACCACCGTCAAGGCGCTGGGCAGCCGGCACTGCTTCAACGACATCGCCGACGCGCCCGGTGGAGTGCTCCTTGATCTGAGCGCTCTCAACACCGGCTCTCTGGAAAACCCGGTGGAGATCAACGCCGAGGCCGCCACCGTGACCGTCGGCGGGTCGGCGCGCTACGGCGACTTCGTCGGGCAGCTGCACGAAGCCGGTTTCGCGCTGCCCAACCTGGCCTCGCTGCCGCACATCACGGTGGCAGGCAGCGTCGCCACCGGCACGCACGGCTCCGGACGGCGGCTGCAGGGGCTCGCGTCGGCCGTTTCGGCGCTGGAGCTGGTCACCGCGGACGGCGGGCTGCGGACCTTCTCACGGGAGGCGGACCCGGACGTCTTCCCCGGACTGGTCGTCGGCCTCGGCGCGCTCGGTGTGGTCACCCGGCTGACCCTCGACGTGGTGCCCACGTTCGAGGTGCGCCAGAACGTCTTCGAGGGCCTGCCCTGGACCGCTGTGCACCAGCATTTCGACGAAATCGAGGACGCCGGGTACAGCGTCAGCCTGTTCACGGACTGGACCGGCGACCGGATCGACCAGGTGTGGGTGAAGAGCCGCGTCGAGCCCGGGGCGCCGGTCACCGCGCTCCCCGGGCTGCACGGCGCGGTCCCCGCCGACCGGCCCCGGCACCCGGTGGCCGCGGCCGGCGTGCCGGCCGTCCACTGCACGCCGCAGCTGGGGGTGCCGGGACCGTGGCACGAGCGGCTCCCGCACTTCGCCCTCGCGTTCACCCCGAGTGTCGGGGAGGAGCTGCAGTCGGAGTACTTCGTGCCGTACGGCGACGCGGTGGCGGCGATCGAAGCGGTCCGCGGGCTCGGCGACCAGCTGGCCCCGGTGCTCCTGGTGTGCGAGATCCGCGCGATCGCGGGCGACGACCTGTGGCTGAGCCCGTCCCACGGCGGTGACCGCGTGGCGCTGCACTTCACCTGGCGCCCGCGTCAGCCCGAGGTCGAAGCGCTCCTGCCGCTGCTCGAGGAACGGCTGGCCCCGTTCGGCGCCCGCCCGCACTGGGGCAAGCTCTTCCACAGCAGCGCGCTGTCCGGGCACTACCCGCGGATGGCCGATTTCCGGGCGCTGGCCCATGATCTCGACCCGGGTGGAAAGTTCCGCACGCCGTTCATCCGCCGGACTGTGTTCGGGGAAGCCGGAATCCGGCTCCAGAACCGGCCTCCCCACCACACGCCCTGA
- a CDS encoding vWA domain-containing protein: MTAPGVTERLTGFVRALRAQGIPAGPSETVDAAAALEVLGFDDRELVREGLAAALVRRDGQRAVFDAAFDLYFPAGVGVPELAREDRPRDLEQLRDALGAALAEGDQQTLAQLAGLAVDMLGQYGAGSGPGGGFSAHQTLDRLQPQTLITRVLAAMRAGSGAETEEAFTDRLTRDEIRRRVEGFRGQVRTEARRRAAEVRGRERVAKHAIAPAADRVDFLIASRAQLAELRRTVQPLSRKLATRLAARRKRTTRGQIDLRRTLRRSLTTGGVPLRPAYRHRRPGRPEIVLLCDLSGSVAGFANFTMLLVQALRDQFSKIRVFAFVDSTDEVTHLVTTGTADPEHLGARILSEAAVVRWDGHSDYGGALGQFADRWLDAVGPRTSVLVLGDARTNGGDPNLDALRAVRDRARHVFWLNPERRALWSTGDSAALAYAELVEMHECRTVQQLSTLVTRLLPV; encoded by the coding sequence GTGACCGCGCCCGGCGTCACGGAGCGGCTGACCGGCTTCGTGCGGGCACTGCGGGCGCAGGGCATCCCGGCCGGGCCGAGCGAGACCGTCGACGCGGCGGCCGCGCTGGAGGTGCTCGGGTTCGACGACCGGGAGCTGGTCCGCGAGGGGCTCGCCGCCGCGCTCGTGCGCCGGGACGGGCAGCGGGCGGTGTTCGACGCCGCGTTCGACCTGTACTTCCCGGCCGGGGTCGGGGTGCCGGAGCTGGCACGCGAGGACCGGCCGCGGGACCTCGAACAGCTGCGGGACGCGCTGGGCGCCGCGCTCGCCGAGGGCGACCAGCAGACGCTGGCGCAGCTCGCCGGGCTCGCGGTCGACATGCTCGGCCAGTACGGCGCCGGGTCCGGGCCGGGCGGCGGCTTCTCCGCACACCAGACGCTCGACCGGCTCCAGCCGCAGACGTTGATCACGCGGGTGCTCGCGGCCATGCGGGCGGGCAGCGGCGCTGAGACCGAGGAGGCTTTCACCGACCGGCTCACGCGGGACGAGATCCGCCGCCGCGTCGAGGGTTTCCGCGGCCAGGTACGCACGGAGGCCCGCCGCCGGGCGGCGGAGGTCCGGGGCCGCGAGCGGGTCGCGAAACACGCCATCGCGCCCGCCGCCGACCGCGTCGACTTCCTCATCGCCAGCCGCGCGCAGCTGGCCGAGCTGCGCCGGACCGTGCAGCCGCTGTCACGCAAGCTCGCCACTCGGCTGGCGGCGCGGCGCAAGCGCACCACGCGCGGGCAGATCGACCTGCGGCGGACGTTGCGCCGCTCGCTGACGACCGGGGGAGTGCCGCTGCGCCCGGCGTACCGGCACCGCCGGCCCGGACGGCCGGAGATCGTGCTGCTGTGCGACCTGTCCGGCTCGGTGGCGGGGTTCGCGAACTTCACCATGCTGCTGGTGCAGGCATTACGTGATCAGTTCAGCAAGATCCGGGTGTTCGCGTTCGTCGACAGCACCGACGAGGTCACGCACCTGGTCACCACCGGCACGGCCGACCCGGAGCACCTCGGCGCGCGCATCCTGAGCGAGGCGGCCGTGGTGCGCTGGGACGGGCACAGCGATTACGGCGGCGCGCTCGGCCAGTTCGCGGACCGCTGGCTCGACGCCGTCGGCCCGCGCACCTCCGTGCTCGTGCTCGGCGACGCCCGCACCAACGGCGGCGACCCGAACCTCGACGCGCTCCGGGCCGTCCGCGACCGCGCCCGGCACGTGTTCTGGCTCAACCCGGAGCGCCGCGCGCTGTGGTCCACGGGCGACTCGGCCGCGCTCGCCTACGCCGAGCTGGTCGAGATGCACGAGTGCCGCACGGTGCAGCAGCTGAGCACCCTCGTCACGCGCCTGCTCCCGGTGTGA
- a CDS encoding AAA family ATPase yields the protein MGTGFFSSVDDVSAKLAEAGYLASTAVATTVFLADRLGKPLLVEGPAGVGKTELAKAVAAVSGSRLVRLQCYEGIDEARALYEWNHAKQLLRITAGREETWEDARTDIFGEEFLLRRPLLTAISGTEPTVLLIDETDKADMEVEGLLLEVLGDFQVTVPELGTITATREPFVVLTSNATRELSEALRRRCLFLHIGFPDEELEREIVRLKVPGINAALADSVVRVIAALRAMDLRKLPSVAETIDWARTLLELGSGTLDEQVVRESLGVVLKHQDDIVKAGAGLKLDQVLDAS from the coding sequence GTGGGTACCGGGTTCTTCTCCTCCGTCGACGACGTGTCGGCGAAGCTGGCCGAGGCCGGCTATCTCGCGTCGACGGCGGTGGCGACCACCGTGTTCCTCGCTGATCGGCTGGGTAAGCCGTTGCTGGTCGAAGGGCCGGCGGGGGTCGGGAAAACCGAGCTGGCGAAGGCCGTCGCCGCGGTGAGTGGCTCGCGGCTGGTGCGGCTGCAGTGTTACGAGGGCATCGACGAGGCCCGCGCGCTGTACGAGTGGAACCACGCCAAACAGCTGCTGCGCATCACCGCCGGCCGCGAAGAGACGTGGGAAGACGCGCGCACCGACATCTTCGGCGAGGAGTTCCTGCTGCGCCGCCCGCTGCTCACGGCCATCTCCGGCACCGAGCCGACCGTGCTGCTGATCGACGAGACCGACAAGGCCGACATGGAGGTCGAGGGCCTGCTGCTGGAGGTGCTGGGCGACTTCCAGGTCACCGTCCCCGAGCTGGGCACGATCACCGCGACGCGGGAGCCGTTCGTGGTGCTGACCTCGAACGCCACGCGCGAGCTGTCCGAGGCCCTGCGGCGGCGCTGCCTGTTCCTGCACATCGGCTTCCCCGACGAGGAGCTGGAACGCGAGATCGTCCGGCTCAAGGTGCCGGGCATCAACGCCGCGCTGGCCGATTCCGTGGTCCGCGTGATCGCCGCGCTGCGGGCGATGGACCTGCGGAAGCTGCCGTCCGTGGCGGAGACCATCGACTGGGCGCGCACCCTGCTGGAGCTGGGCTCCGGCACGCTTGACGAGCAGGTGGTGCGGGAGAGCCTCGGCGTCGTGCTCAAGCACCAGGACGACATCGTCAAGGCCGGGGCCGGGCTGAAACTCGACCAGGTGCTGGACGCGTCGTGA